GCTAcacttttatattatatgtttGGAAACAATGAACAAGAACAAACACACCCTCCATATAATACGGGATCCAGGTACAGAGGGTCAAACGATCATTACGAAAATAACTACAGTTCTTACTCAGAGTAggtgttaaaaatataaaggTGATTAAGtcttataattaaataaaaaatactgtACCTCTGTTCTCAGTGATTATCACGAGAGGAGACGGGCTTCTAGTGGCTTAAGGGATTTTGACGAATGTACAATATGTTTAAATCCATTGACAAATGGCAGAAAAATTGTACTAAAAACATGTAGTCATGCTTTTCATAAAAAGTGTATCGAAGAATGGAAGTCTAGATCTTATCAGGTAAATTCTATGAACAAAGTCGTTTCTTAAAATGGCAGTTTTTCTTTGCGATTAttctatttaataattttgcattGCATCAAATTTCATCTAAATGTTACAGAAATCATGTCCCAATTGCAGATGTCCATTTGAATAGGACTGCCAAATtcaataatgaataaatattgattAGTACAAGACTTTTGTACTCGTTGAATGTTTTAGAATGTACATTAGAAACTAAGATAACATTACATCAAAATTTCTTTGTTATCAATATTGCTAATCAAAAGGGACTATTGAACCATTTGTTATGACAAAGAATTCTACttggaaataattttttacaccTGACAAATCGAAGCAAGAAAGTGTTATCTTATAAAGGGATACTATATTTAACATAAGAATTTTGTGCTCCCTTATATTAACGCTAAAGTTATTATACAGCTACCATATTTGTATAAAACTACATGCCTTATCTTTTCAATATAGTATATATTACAGGGTTATACATGTTATGCCAGATGCTGTGATTTAGCAAATTTACTgcgatatatttttaattatgaaatttaaaatatgttgtATGGTATAGTTTAAAATtactatttaatattttaaataacaagTATGTACAAAAGTAAAAACATGTGAGTTAGTTACTTTAAAAGTATACTTAAAATATAAGCATTTTATGAAATGcatattacaaataatattatataagtAATTCTACAAGCACTTTACTTAGGAGATTATCCATTAAATAATGTTATATTCTTATACACATAAGGTTTTGATATAAATCATGTGAAGCATTTCTATTGAAATATAACATTTATAGCCCTGTGAAAAAACATGttgatatatacatataaatttcattagtAATAATACTTCATTCTCTTTTATAtactaaattgaaaataatcatgaaaaaatgaaagttaaAATACATTTCTCAGTTTAGTGttcttttgttcttttttgttgttttgtattgattcataaatttaattgtttggTAGTAACTTCATTCTGTAAATAAGTTTAGCTATTGATACATTTCATACCACTCATATGTACTTTAGCTTATTTATAGGACTCATTCAAATACTTcataaattgttttatttaataaggTTCCAATTCCTATTGTTATAACTATTAACAAAAAgtgaaatgtttaaaaattatgttgtTTAAATCTTAACTAAAAGTTTAGTGAATTATCTTACTGTATAAGTTAACAAATGTCATTATAAACACCATTAAAATGAGAAAAGTGTGatgtttaaatgaaaaactGTTACATACTGAGATATAGCTTATGAACACTAGATTAAAAAGCGCATTCTTAAAAGTGTAAATTAGAATAtgcttttaaataataaaccgtgtgattgaaattatatttaaagtattttaataGACATAGCTCATCCATATATTACACAATCACTTTTACTgtattattagaaattcaataatattaatatttctatcacTTTGTGCTTCTAACCTTGACAGTGTAAAGTTTTAGgtttaacgtttaaaaaacgaaaaacaGTTAGAGAATGTGTGAAACGAATTAATGATTGCagggaaagaaaattattgtatacataaataaaaatataagaaatacaatatgtatatatatatatatataagtattTACCAATGTAATCCATATATCTGCCCGTGTAGTACACTTTCCATTTCACTAATCGCAAATGGCTAGCGTGGTTTCCGGTTCACTTGTTTTGTCTCCCTTTCGTAACCGTGACCATAAATCGTGATTGCTTTCTACTTCTCGTATTGTTCAATATCAAGTCAAGTGTAATACCTAAGCATTACAAACTTTTTCTTTAATCAACAGATGTGTAATAAAGGTTAAAAAGTTTTTAAAGTTATATATCAATGCGCGTACAAATATTATGCATATGTATAGTAGCGATAAGATATTTAATTTGcggaaaaaattaaaatacttaaATTTAAACCAGCAAGATTGAAAAACTCTGTTGACAATAATAGCGCGCAAACATTTGAAGTACGTATGTAGGAAATGAGCATGCGCGCgtagataataattttcaaataaaaagcGCGCAACCATGTCGaaactttcaatttaataCGAGGGTTAATATGTTATACGTCCGTAATTTTCTTTGGCATCCTCGTAACACCATACACGATGGCTGTAAGCGAAGGTAATGTTTGTCCAGTGAGCGGCACGAGGAAATGGGAAGAATCGGTCAGTTACCTGAGAAACACTCAAACTGGTAGCAGGACGATCAGTGTTGTTGATCGTTAACCTCAAAGTTCTCTGGTGTTCTCCAGCGGTCAGTAACGGTAGCGACAACTTATAAGGGATATAAAAGTGGTGGGATAAAACGTGTCAACAATGACagacatttaaaaatttttgagTTTCACAGACTTTCTGCCACTCGACTGTCAAAATGTGCGAACAATCCGAATACGATGCAGTGTTTGCTGATGATTTTGTGTATTATTTGTATGACCGCAACTTCAGAAACTATCGAGGAAGAACGAGGTAAGAGATTGAAACACAAATAACTTAATAACGGTTCCCGCAtaggtattttttttttactactaacaataaatatttaaaattcatttgaaatattctattttcttctttgcTTCCTCTCTAAcaattaatatgcgacaacTTGAAGTAAAAACGATTAAACTTGgtactattttattaaaattaataaataaatcttcaatAATCATGTTCTGCTGCTATATCCTTGAGTACACATTGATGCTGTAATTCAGATAATCGTAATTACATGGTTACAGTATTTCCAAGTGAATCGCTGTAATTTTAGCGCGCATAAAGGATTCCACGGTTGTTTCGATCATGAATTATATTCGGAGGGGTATTCGTTATAAGGCGACGACAAGATCGTAAAAGTAGCACCATAGCGTCTCGAATCGGGACACGATCGTCATGGTAACCGCTCGAAGCCGAGAGCTATTGGATTAACggtgaaattatttcattcgatGGCCATCAATGAATCATTGCGGCATAGTTAACACAAATGTCTTAATGTAAGACAACGTTTGTATTCCTTTTGAAATTAGCCGATCTATTTTGCAAAGACACGACACGCGCGACCGTGAATCGCTGCGAAGCTGAAAATCGATTGTCCCATTTCTCTGGACCGGTTTCACGATTGTCAAGCAGGCCAAAACAAGTTTTCATTAATCTTCGATTTCGCTCGTATTACACGCATGTGTAGAAGATAATTAAACGAATTCCAGTTTAACCAAGTAGCGCCTTCGGTCGCTCTTCTTTTAGGAAAGTCTGTTATCATGACAAAATTTgccttcttcttttcctttagCCTTTCTACATTTTCTTTCAAGTTAATCTACagacttttttctttcttccttacaGAATGAATTCGCACGAACCTCGTTGGCGTTTCTTTATCTTTTCATCTAGTCACGttggataaaaaaaaaattttttaagagTAGACATTTATTCTCACCTCTGAATGGCCGcttgcaattaattatttccgTAGCAGTCTAAAGCTAAACGGTGAGATAATTAACTCGACGACAAAATAACGTTTCTCTGTTAAAGCACTGACCAGAAACCCGTTCCCGTTTGTGGGCGCCTGTTCTTTAATTGCGGAAGTGTGATGGGAAACGTGCCGTAACACCAAACACGGTAACGTTGTATCGGTTGTACATAATAATTATGGTTTCAATATTGAACCATGTATTATACACGCGGAGGAGAACGGTGAAAGCTTTTCCTGGTTGCAacttttaaaacatttaaagCAGGAACTTGCAATTTTGTGTCGAAAAATTTCCTCTGTAATTATATATCATTGCTTTATCATGTTCAAGATCTTAGAAGGTATTTAATCATCATTGTATAATACACCCTCCCGTccaccgtttaaaacagaatacataCCTCGTTTAAAATTGGATCAAATGACTTCaggtttctcgagaagctatacaaattaatttactaagatatgtgcctttgtcgttttaaaaaattaaagtttGCCGAAATCGggaataaaatagtaaaaggcaattttttaacttttttatctgaacctgtaacgaaaattttaaatgtaacatttgtaaatttaagtatattatgtgtatgctgaaaatttcatcgagatcggtcgatgcacttagaagttataagtaattaaaatttccaaaaatcgcGACCTTTAATTACTTATAGCTTCTAAGTGCAtcgaccgatctcgatgaaatctaccaaagacatattttaaattttcgttaTAGGCttacataaaaaagttgaaaaactgaccttcactactttttttcacgattgcaacaaattgtaattttttaaaacgacaaaggcacatatcttagtaaattaatttatgtagcttctcgagaaacttgaagtcatttggtccaattttaaacgagATACTTTGTTTTGAACGGTGGACGAATACTTTTGCGGCAGGGTATACGTAAATCTGATATTATCCTTATCTCTCTGGGACGGAGTTTCAAGCGAATTTACAGATTGTAGCGAGGATCATTGAGTACATAACGAGGTTTTGAGTCCTTTGGTGACTTATAGGTCGCCTGGTACACATGGTGTAACTGTTTAAACCAGGTTCGAGTTGCAGCCGCGTGGGGGAGTATGTGGGATGTCGCACACACTCGTACACTTGATAATCCTAGTCGACGATGCAATGAAAGCAGAAACCCTCTGGGGTTTTCGTTTTTTCTACCTGAATAACACGTGAGACACGTTGAAACGAGGATCTAGCTGGGTTTCTAATAAACATATTATGTTATTCTCGATAATATTATTTGCATCATTAACTGTGGTTCACAAGGGGCAGTATAGTTGTCCGCGTTTCTCCTCCGCAAGATCTCGCTACTTAAATAGTTCCATGCGAATCTATCCTTTCGACTTCGTACGCGTTGAACTTTCTAGCTTCGTCGAATCAGGTTTAATTCACCTATAATGACACCATAAACGTGTTTTCTCTTATCACAGCGAAATTACTATTACTCGAATTGGGAGGATATTGAACACCTGCGACTCTTGCCTGATCGTTTATTAGCCAATCCGTATCTTagattgaaaatcttgatAAGGGGACTATAGCATTTAGACTTTCTGTCACTTTTATACAGGCTAAACAGTAAAAgttatcgaaaaaattcttACGCCATTGTCTTTAATggccgaaaaaaaaaatttttccgGTCTGACCGGAAATTACCGAAAATGACCGAAAAAGAGTTGGCTCTAGAGCGAATCTCACTCTACTTCACTTTAGCTTGTTTTTACCCTTTGTGTATTCCTGGTAATTAGTCTGTCTGTAATTAGTTTTAGGCGTAGTTGGAGACTTTTTCGTGTCGTTACTAGCGAAGAAAATGATGTCTACAAATTACTTCCTCTTAGAGTTTTTCTGATTAACTGTTACGTTATGTTATCACTCCTCCTAGTTACTGTAGGCGTAATacaaatgtaattttatttattatttttacatttacttGGGCTTCAGCCCAAGATGGCGTATCAGGGGAGACGCCCCCTATATTGccaaaaatgtaattttaatttatttaattgcagTAAAGGAGTTGGTACGAGACTGGGCACCTCTGGTATGGCTTGCACCTGGTGAGTTGTTTCTACCCCTTGGGGTACCCGAGTTTCTCGACAACATGCAGTCGGACGACGATTACCTTCGCACCAGAATCGACGTAGGTAAATGATGAACGGAATACCCTTTGAAGAGACGGGTAGGAAAAAATGATCAAAGTTGTTTCTTCTATCGATCCAAATTCATGCGTTAATTTACGTTGGCAGAGATACTGCTGAGGAACCGATCGTCGTTCTTGTACGGCAGAAAGCCAGCGGGCACGGTGCCAGTTTATGCTGTGATCAAGAATTGCGCCACTTCGGACACTACCATAAATGTGATCAATCTAAAAACCATCAGAGATGAAAGAAAGTTGCGtagaaaaaaagatgaaacatcGATAGTATCAAGAAATGCGCTACAGACTGATCCAGATTTTGGATCGTCAATGATCCTTACCAATGATGTACCAGGTACAATCTGGAACGGTGCTACTAAAGCTGGTGCAGAGGTAAGTTCAACCTTTTATAATTCATACAAGGCGTCCCGTAACTCCCGGAAATGGGGggttgctggggtgattctgaacaacattttccgttaccaaaatgtcgtttgaagtttcgtttttgagttattaacgaaaaacactggccaatcagagcgcgtcTTTAGCGCGGACCGAACCACGAGAGCGTTGGCTTTCAGACGCGCTCGGTCGTGGTTGTGAACAAACCCATTGGCACAGCGTCGGTATCAAGCGAAGCGTGCGATAAATGTTATATCGTCTTAAATTAAGAACAATGTGGAATTATTCGTTaggataagtttccgaatgttcccaccaaaattgagaactcaggttcggtatataacctaaattgactaccagaaaccgattaaaattcgTTTTAGAGCgaatgtcttaccgtttttgagatatcgatGTAAGCAATTGTTGTACGGCTGAACTTTACTTTACCAGATCCAAAATttttgacatttttttcttttaatctaTAGTTTTTGATGTGTAGAATCCAAATATGCAAGTCTTAACTTTAGGAATCCAAtggttaaaaatttataagcgtgtaaagtttgacacttttagtgcatttgctacgttactgtgacgCCATATTGGCTTCTTGTCCAATGAACGGTGTCGCTAGCTGCAGACAGACGCATGTGGGCATAGACATATGAAATATAGACGGAGCCTTTCTACGAGGGGAAACTGATAATCGCGGCAAGGGGGGAACTCATCTGACTTCGACTATTTTCGTAAGCGCAGACTCGGGTATGTTCGGCTTTTCGCATCCGtacgatgagttgcattgaacttgtcgcagtgaagttggctacaaattcactacgcattcacgccgcgtcgacgagtgaatgcgtggccaacttcgctgcgacaagttcaatgcaactcatcgtcggtgtatgtatgtaacactcagtcccatcgaagttgtcgcagtgaagttggctacaaattcactaacgcattcacgcagcgtcggtgagccaatggcgagatcggttcaccgacgctgcggcgtgaatgtgttagtgaatgtgtagccaacttcgctgcgacaagttcaatgcaactcagtgtacactcagtcccatcgaagttgtcgcagtgaagttggcgcgctaacgccgccgcggcgtgaatgcgttagcgcgccaacttcactgcgacaacttcgatgggactgatcTATCTATCTTGGATTTCGCCCATAAAGGGCTGGCGTACTTTGGGGACTTATCCGTCCCCTTTTGCCCAACGAAAACTAGCGTCCACGCGCATAGGGAGATGTGCTGGCAGCGTGGCTGCCAGCACCAAACTCTCGCgcatttttgaatttttcttacTCTTACATTTTTCCTTCTATTATTATCGTTACATCGTCATTCTATTTtaatctctttctcttctttaggGTTCGCTCGTCTGtgtatatgtgtgtgtgtacgtgtgtgtgtgtgtgcgtgtaTGTGTACCTGTGTGTATGTTTTGTGTgaccccttttagtcgcctcttacgacaggcaggggataccgtggccgtattctaagCCCCTCGAGCCACAGGGGGCCgacgatgggactgagtgtattATACATCCATGTGAAATGTGAGCCGAATACTACCGAATCTTGCCGGAATAAGTCGAAGTCAGACGAGTCCCCTCCTCGCCCCGATTATCAGAGCCCCCCTTACCTAAAGTAGCAGTTTATGCTCCgtctatatttcatatctctATGCATGTGGGTACCGATCACTTTAGCGGGTACAGTCAAACCGTAAATTTGATGCTGTCTGAGTTAGTtaggtttatatttattttacaaacagaCTGTATTGCCCATGTGAGAACCAATCAGGTTATacatataaggaaatatggcgtcacagtaacgtagcaaatCCGCTAAAAATGTCAAACTTTACAtacttataaatttttaaccaTTGGATTCCTAAAGTTAAGACTTGCATATTTGGATTCTACACATCAAAAACTAtagattaaaagaaaaaaaggtcCAAAATTTTGGGTCCGGTAAAGTAAAGTTTTACCCTGAAATcaactttaatcggtttcttgtagtcaatttaggttatataccaaacctgagttctcaattttggtggggccattcggaaacacagccattcgttattcatgaataatgaatgcgtttgttcacgaccaTGACCGAGCGCGGCTGAAAGCCAAcgctctcgtggttcggcccgcgctaaaggcgcgctctgattggccaatgttttttgttaataacttaAAAACAAAGCTTCAAACGACATTatggtaaaggaaaatgttgttcagaatcaccccagcaaccCCCCCATTTCCAGGACACCTTGTATACGTTGGATCCGATAACAGGTGTATTTGAAAGGTGGAACTGTTTGCAGAAAGCTGgggattttgaaatgaataagaaaaaagGGAACAGATCCCGGAAGCTACACTTTCACGTGACCTATTGGATGTTCTATCCGTTTAGCGAGGGAAAGGCAGTTTGCGTTCTGGATCTCGGATTTTTTGGTAGTTGGCCGATACCTACTGTGGGCGGTATGTGCTTTGGAATGCTGAAGGAGTACGGGAACCACGTGGGCGATTGGGAACACATGAGCTTTTACTTTAAGGTAAACTCCCAGTTAGTCCTTAGTATGTTTTTGCCTCTGTACTGAATTGAcatgaaatcattttttaaatctagGATGTTAGTTACCCTTCAGCGATGTACGTGTCCGCTCACGATGCGGGAGCGTTCTACCGATACGACCTACGAAGCGGTACATTCGTATATGAAAGTCAAGAAACGAGAA
The genomic region above belongs to Osmia bicornis bicornis chromosome 9, iOsmBic2.1, whole genome shotgun sequence and contains:
- the LOC114878232 gene encoding uncharacterized protein LOC114878232 isoform X1; protein product: MQCLLMILCIICMTATSETIEEERVKELVRDWAPLVWLAPGELFLPLGVPEFLDNMQSDDDYLRTRIDVEILLRNRSSFLYGRKPAGTVPVYAVIKNCATSDTTINVINLKTIRDERKLRRKKDETSIVSRNALQTDPDFGSSMILTNDVPGTIWNGATKAGAEKAGDFEMNKKKGNRSRKLHFHVTYWMFYPFSEGKAVCVLDLGFFGSWPIPTVGGMCFGMLKEYGNHVGDWEHMSFYFKDVSYPSAMYVSAHDAGAFYRYDLRSGTFVYESQETRKGIFQKPIFPERVFTAGGSHPILFSARGSHGLWTAPGKHKFVRLPRLYDESGFGTAWPTWKKMELLLKEDNSVLPSWMTFKGKWGNPKSNCHPLARLGFNICEFVDGPTGIPMKRSSFRC
- the LOC114878232 gene encoding uncharacterized protein LOC114878232 isoform X2: MMNGIPFEETEILLRNRSSFLYGRKPAGTVPVYAVIKNCATSDTTINVINLKTIRDERKLRRKKDETSIVSRNALQTDPDFGSSMILTNDVPGTIWNGATKAGAEKAGDFEMNKKKGNRSRKLHFHVTYWMFYPFSEGKAVCVLDLGFFGSWPIPTVGGMCFGMLKEYGNHVGDWEHMSFYFKDVSYPSAMYVSAHDAGAFYRYDLRSGTFVYESQETRKGIFQKPIFPERVFTAGGSHPILFSARGSHGLWTAPGKHKFVRLPRLYDESGFGTAWPTWKKMELLLKEDNSVLPSWMTFKGKWGNPKSNCHPLARLGFNICEFVDGPTGIPMKRSSFRC